The genomic region GCCTTCTTGGCGTTTGCCAtgttccgccggtcggtggtgacagACTCCCTGGCGCTAAACTTCCCCCTCCAGTCGGCATTAGACATGCCCAtgggcttggacggcggcgccctctgcTCCCgctgggcgacggcggcggtggcgtctgTCGCTGCGCGGGGGacgacgtacttcttcggcggcatggcggcggctGTGAGGGGAGTAGGAGGAGAgtggcgggaggaatggagaatGAGAGAGAAGTCGGGGAAGGGAGTGGGAGAAAACGGCGGGAAAAGGGCCTCCTCTCGCCGATAGAGCGGCCCCACGCACCTTTTCGCTTCTGCCAGCGCCCCCAGGTGACCCCTGGGTGCTTGGGTTCGGCTCGGGTGCGTCGGATGTTATTTCGGCCAAAACCGACGCTAAATGagatcctgggggcgcgactgggccgattttcgcCCGCCGACGCTAAAAAATGCCGGGGGGGAAGGGGGGGGGCTCTTGGGGGCGCAGCTGGAGATTCTCTAAAGGATAGCGTAGTTGTGGGGTTTGTAACTCCTTCCTATTTGTCCCCTATGGGTTCGACACTTCACTTATTATGAAAGTGCTACAACAGCTCTGTGCACCTGCAGGTCATCAAGCAAGTATGTGAAGCTAAATGTGGATGAGCTTTTGACCCAGACTTACTTAAGGGCTTGTATGGAGCGGTCATCAGAAACTCGATGGCAGATTCGTCGTGGCAGAAAAGGGCAAATTGATTGGTGCCGAGATATGTTTATGACCGAggtagttttcaatgatatagtCAGATTTACGATTTGTTCTCAGTTTGACAACTACAGTCGGATGTAACCGCATAGATGTGAATTTCGACAACATCGAGGTGATAGAGACAATGAAGAATAGATTTTGCTTTCGGTCTATCAGCGGCATTTTTTAATGATATATATCACATTGCGTTTGatttttctcatattatttttcagCATGCTCCTAGAGACTAATTGTGCTGTCCATGATTTAGCTAAATTAGCTAGAAGTAAGATGCGTGCGGGATGGATGGAAGATCCGCCTGTAGAGAATGTTGATACTTTTGTAAAAGATAATATGGTGATCCCTTGCAATAAAGATACTTTGATGTAcgaaaatgttaacgcccacacgtgtgggtgtttgcatctcgcccacacgtgTGGATCCGCATCCATTCGTgagcgcacgaatcttggcatgtttccAGTACCACGTAGGACTggcctggtgtgtgggcgtttacaCGGTCGCCCACACGGCCGTTTCGCCACACAGAAGGGGCTGGTGTATGGGCGTTGAGAGTTCGCCCATACGCCACTTTCCACGCACACATAAgggctagtgtgtgggcatttgccatctcgcccacacgcccgtctcctctctcACACCTAAGCTGCTagttgccatatgttttgcagcgcacatggcaactgccctagtgtgctttataagcaggtgacaactctctttttacccgagttgccatgtgttttgcagggtacacggcaactgcctagtgtgcacgtaagcagatggcaactctctctttaccgAGTTGCCATGTGATTTTGTATGGTACAtagcaactgccctaacgtgcacgtaagatggcaactcttcctttctacatgacaactgccctagcatgcttgtgagcacatggcaactctctcaactgcctagtgttagtatgtggcaacttctaaaattttgaaatcatggcaactacagtagatcagaccatacatgacaactgcagttgagcaaccatggcaactgcaaatccgacatggcaaccgtagttcagcgacatggcaactgcagttgaacgaacatggacgagggtctgaaccatggcaactgcgggcgcgcaGTGACTGTCACGCGTGCCGTGCGGgtccacgaggtacgaggcctgacatacgggacgtgtgggcgttatctacttcgcccacacgcacgcatgTGAGAGGGACCGGAAGGGGAAAAAAGAGGTGTGTGGgcattagttgttttgcccacacgtaggtatGTGGActgttcctcttatacaccacaTAAAATGTGTGGGCAGTCttcctaacgcccacacgtgtggcacttatcggcgtcCTTGATGTAAGAAAAAACAGATTAGAGATAAATTTGACATGTCCGGATAAGGGTGAAAACCCAGCCGGACTCAGACTACAGCACCGTCCCAATTTCCCAAATAAAAGGGCCAGCCCGGCAGGACGGCAACCAAACCAGTGCCGGCTCGAGGGCTTCTAGGTTTGGATACGCGATGAATCCCCTTCCGGCCGCCTCCGATGGAACCGAGAGCGTGCCCAACGCCGATGGAGCCACAAGCGTGCAGGAGGTTGTGCCTCGAATCGCCCTCGGACCGCCGTCCCAAAGAACATGTTCTACCTGCGATTCTCAGGTATGCAAGGAGAAGATCCAGATCTGTTacgattttttttagttctatctttctgtttttttagttctatCCTTCTCTGCGAATAAATTTTAGCTACATCTAGATGGACGAATTCGTTAGTTTTAACTTTTTTCGCAGAAGTTGATCGACCTCCGGGGATTAGTTGGGCTGATTGACGTCGCCCGTTCCACAGGTGGTTCCGGCCCTCTGATCCGCATCGCCGGTACTAGTTCTCCTGGCTACGCCATCTGCAAGAAGGCACCACGGGAGCTCCCGGGGCTGATTGACGTCGCCCGTTCCCAAAGAGGTTCCGGTTCCATGATCCAGCGGCCCCAGCTGCCACCGCCGCGCTGGTCCCTCAGAGATTCCTTAAGCGACCCCCTCTTCGAGATTTTTGCGGTATATACATATTTCCCTCTCATTGGCGAAGTATTGGTCTTCAATGGCATGGCCACACAGATCATCAGCCAGAGCAAGAGTGTGGATGCGTTTAATTCAAGCAAAGCGCAATGGGAATTAAAACATCCCAGAACTAAACATGTTTTCAGGGTATGTTCTTACTAACTTCCTAATTTCTGGGGGAATCCAGTTGGTATGCGATTCACATATATGCATGTTTGCAGATGGAGCTGCCTCCTACGGGGCCATCTAGGTACATCTCAGCCGAATCAGGCGTTCTCCTTCAAGTGAAGATTGACGCAACTGAGAATGAACCTGTGGAGGTATCCAACAAGCTGGTGGATTGGTTCAATTCGCCCATGTCTGACAAatgcaagtctgtcaccatccaaACAAGCAAAGGCAAAGTAGATGTGTTATGCGCGGTGATAAATGATGCTGTGGAGGTCACCCTGAGTGTATGGCTGTGCATACCATGTGAGCTATGCTCCAGTAGTATACACGGTTCCATCACCGCGCACACAGACATATTTCATCGTGATATCACCGTATTCACCAGAGCTGCCAATTCAGGTGTTAATCCTCTACAGCGTGTTGCCCATCCAGTACCGCCCTCTCTCTGCGATGAATCGCACCGCCATGTGTGCCTCCCATTGGTGCGGCCTTTCCTTGCCGTGCCTATTCAAGCGACTCGCTTAGAGTTTAAGGGGTCCCTAACGATAGGGAAATCCAAAACCCTGAGTATCAAGGAAACCGTTCTTCTCAATGCGGAGGATATTTCGAGCGAGTGGTTCAAgcatgaagatgaagattgctataCTAGGCTGTCCCTGTCTATTAGGTGGGCTCGCTAGTGTAAGTGGAGGAACGGAAGTAGATGGCAGTACGGCGGCGGTGGTGTAGGTGGGCTTCGTTGTAGGTGTAAGTGGAGTGTGTCGGTGGGCTTCGTGGCGGCGGCGTGGTGTAGGTGGagtgtgtcggcggcggcggcgtgtctcCAGCGACGGCGGTGTCCTCCTGGGCGTGTGGTCAAGCTGGTTTGGTGCTCTTCGTTGGGCTGCAGGGCTCCTCCGGTGCCCGTGGATTCTCCAGGACGGGAGGGGATAGGGTTCCCCTCCTCCGGTGGCTGCTCTTCTGCTCGTCGAGCGAGCCGATGATCTGGATTTGGCCATTGCTGCTGCCCATTTGTGCATTCCGACAGCTCGCCCCTGTTTCATGCCTGGACTCTTGCATTTGGCGTTGCTCTGTTTCAGGTTAGGTGTCGTCGGCAGGCTGGGAACGCCTGGTTC from Triticum aestivum cultivar Chinese Spring chromosome 4A, IWGSC CS RefSeq v2.1, whole genome shotgun sequence harbors:
- the LOC123083260 gene encoding uncharacterized protein isoform X1 codes for the protein MNPLPAASDGTESVPNADGATSVQEVVPRIALGPPSQRTCSTCDSQKLIDLRGLVGLIDVARSTGGSGPLIRIAGTSSPGYAICKKAPRELPGLIDVARSQRGSGSMIQRPQLPPPRWSLRDSLSDPLFEIFAVYTYFPLIGEVLVFNGMATQIISQSKSVDAFNSSKAQWELKHPRTKHVFRMELPPTGPSRYISAESGVLLQVKIDATENEPVEVSNKLVDWFNSPMSDKCKSVTIQTSKGKVDVLCAVINDAVEVTLSVWLCIPCELCSSSIHGSITAHTDIFHRDITVFTRAANSGVNPLQRVAHPVPPSLCDESHRHVCLPLVRPFLAVPIQATRLEFKGSLTIGKSKTLSIKETVLLNAEDISSEWFKHEDEDCYTRLSLSIRWAR
- the LOC123083260 gene encoding uncharacterized protein isoform X2, with the translated sequence MFYLRFSGGSGPLIRIAGTSSPGYAICKKAPRELPGLIDVARSQRGSGSMIQRPQLPPPRWSLRDSLSDPLFEIFAVYTYFPLIGEVLVFNGMATQIISQSKSVDAFNSSKAQWELKHPRTKHVFRMELPPTGPSRYISAESGVLLQVKIDATENEPVEVSNKLVDWFNSPMSDKCKSVTIQTSKGKVDVLCAVINDAVEVTLSVWLCIPCELCSSSIHGSITAHTDIFHRDITVFTRAANSGVNPLQRVAHPVPPSLCDESHRHVCLPLVRPFLAVPIQATRLEFKGSLTIGKSKTLSIKETVLLNAEDISSEWFKHEDEDCYTRLSLSIRWAR